One genomic window of Salvia miltiorrhiza cultivar Shanhuang (shh) chromosome 4, IMPLAD_Smil_shh, whole genome shotgun sequence includes the following:
- the LOC131021728 gene encoding nuclear transcription factor Y subunit B-3-like, which yields MKDQERVVPIANVSRIMKKSLPPNAKISKEAKETVLECVSEFISFVTGEASDKCQREKRKTINGDDLLWAMTTLGFQNYVEPLKDYLTTYRDTSSPIDDQTKIATANPSFLQGFSSDGGGVVIEFATSSWC from the coding sequence atgaaagatcaagaaaGGGTGGTACCGATCGCGAACGTGAGCCGGATCATGAAGAAATCCCTCCCTCCCAACGCCAAGATCTCAAAGGAAGCGAAAGAAACAGTGCTGGAATGCGTGTCGGAGTTCATAAGCTTCGTGACGGGGGAGGCCTCTGATAAATGCCAGAGGGAGAAGAGGAAGACCATCAATGGCGATGATCTGCTGTGGGCCATGACAACTCTTGGATTCCAGAACTATGTTGAGCCCCTTAAGGATTATCTCACCACTTACAGAGACACTTCTTCTCCTATTGATGATCAGACCAAGATTGCTACTGCAAACCCTAGTTTTTTGCAGGGTTTTAGCAGTGATGGTGGAGGAGTCGTTATCGAATTCGCCACTTCATCATGGTGTTGA